The genomic region ttttaataatagaaaaacatgtctactgtttaaagaaaaaattaaggatCTCCCGTGTTTGAATCAGATTACACCGATGGATTCGTAGCAAGTTTTTACTTCTTGTTCAGTGTTTCAAGCAATATTAAAAGTTCATTTTTActgaaagtcattttttttcttttttttagagaatttttataagaatttatttgcACCAAATGGAAAACATACTGGGGGGCAAGAGCTCAAACACTTCATTTATGTCTTCATGTACCCTGGGCAAGGGAACAGCAAAGACACATTTTGAAGCTGGTGTCTATCAGATCTGAAGCTTTTCCAGCCTTTGTACTGAAAGATGTAGTGTCTGAGATGTGCTACTATATCCCATTCTGTTTGCCAGCTGTCTTCCAGGTAGCTATGCCAAAAGGGGACAATAGAGGTAGCCTGGAATGAAGGATGAGGGAAGAAGGGAGTTCAGTTTACTTGATGTGTACTAAAAGTTACTTAGTGTCATTTTGGCTAGGGCCATTCTCTCTGGTAGTTACGTCTGGTTTGGGATTCCAGCTCTGTTAGAACCACCCTCATTCTTCCTTAGAAGTCCCCGGACCAGTTGGTCATGCTTCATACCCTCAGAGATCTGAGTTGCAGATCTAAGGTTAGGAGGGTGGTCCTCCTCTGAGTTCCTGAAGCATGAGCAGTAGCTGGTCCCTTGCCCTCCTCAAAGGGTCTTGGTCCCTGCTCTGCAGAGGATCTCCCTTAATCATCAGTATTCTAATAATAATAGAAACTCAGCTTCTCTTCTTTGCTTCCCTGACACTGGGGTTGGTAAGTGCTTGCAGTAATTACTTCATTGTGACAGTCTGAGTTCTCCAGAGCGGACACCAAATTGGAGTTTAGAGTGCAAGGTATTTATTAGAGAAGAACACCTGGAAAGGAAAGTGCTCTGAGATGAAGCCAGTTTTTCAGGCAGAGGATCGATTGTTTTGTAGATCTGAACACGCCTTGGCCACCCTGGATGAGCATGGTGAACCAGTTATTTCCTGTCGTGTCCTTCCTGCTTGGGGCTGCAGTGGCAGGGCCTTCGTGCCCTCCTTATGTATGATGTGTAGGTGTTGGTGGTCCTGGTCCTCACCTACACTGCCCATTCCGTGTGATTGCTTCCTTGAAATTATAAAGTTTAATGAGGGTAAGACCTGCGATTTCTCAAAACTATTTAGAAGAATTAACTGAAATTCCATGTGAATGTATGATTTCAGATTCAATCCCTTTAATATTATACAAATGGAactattcattcttttattcatgtGTTAATTTTGGTGGACTATATTTTTCAAggcatttctcttatttttctcaagtttATCATCATAAAGTTGTTCAtagtatcttttcattttcttctttatatttatgTGAACTCTAATTATGTCTCCTTATTGCTTCCTTCCTGATAATGTCAATTtgcattttctcaattttaactttattaattttctatatcCCTATGTGCCTACAACAATAGGGCTTGTCATGTTTTCTTAATGATCTCTTCCAGTGATCACAATATACGTGATTGGGGCTTCTGCTTGTAAGTTTAAAGTACTTTATCATCATTGACAAAGACCCATTTGATCTTTGCTGCTGAAATATCATTGAATTAAATGGGAATTTGATTTGGATTACCACCCTGCAGCTGTTACGTGGTGGCATTAATCTCTGCTGTTACATTCCTGATATGTTAGTGTTCCTGTTTCACTGTGGAGATAGGTGGGTATGGGGGAAACTTTTAGGGCTTCTCACTTGGTCTTTTCTACCATAACTCTTACAACCATTATGAGGGTCCCATCGTCTTCTGAGTTTATTTACTGGAAGCCAGGAAAATTACCACAGAGTGGGTTCTTGGACCTATTGGACCCACTGTGAGATGCACTTGGATCAAGATTTTACTAGTTAACGTGTTCTCCTTCATGAGGCATTCTTGGATTCTGTTGTGTCTCTGTCTGGTCAGACCTTGCATCTTAGTCTTCAAAAGCTCTGAGTAGTCCCCCTTCCTCCACTGTGTACTCTGTCTGGTATATGTATATTCATTTTGGGGGACACGTTGCTTTGGGCAACAAGCGAATATTTATTGCATGTATTTGTGGTGACATTGCACCGTGCTTTCTGAAAGGTACCAGGTTTTTCCTTCAATTGGCAGTTGGTCAATTATTGACCTGACTCAGGATTTAAAAGTGGACAATAGATACCTATTGCAGAAGTTGTCATCAGTCTACTGATCACCaggttttagttttttctttttttagttatttaaggCAATAAATATCCTCATTGCCTTACCTCCGATATCATCTGTAGGAGAACCAAAATTCTTAGAATGCCTTGGCATACTTAGGTCAGGTCTAGAGTTTGTCATTCTAGTCTTATCGCCCATTAGAGTAACTATACCCACCTTGTTTCTAATAGTAAGGgctaccaccttttttttttttttaactattctgGAATCTTATCAACCTTGTTGATACTAGAGAGCCTTGTTCTATAGCACCCTGTCTTGTCATCAAACCTGGCCTACAGAGAAAGCCACCACATTGGTCCTAATGATGACTGCTTTTCTCTGACTGACAATTGCATTTCTTGCTGCTTGGGTGAAGACATTCCTTTAGGACCTCCCGAGAAACAGGGTCAGTGCTGGTTTCCCTGGCCTTTTGTAATACCCTATTCTCACACGCCTTCTACTCTGAATATTCTGACCCCCAAATTCACTTCTTTGCCAAAGTAGTTCTAGCATCTCCACCTCTATTATTATAGCCCACCAAAATTTCCAAGCCTCAACAATGCAGTAATTCCATCAGTATGTTAGGATAAGCTCTTTGCAAGAATGTTAAATCCTGAGCACCCCCTTATTAAAAAGCCTTGTCTTGTGTAATCTATTTATCCTGAAACAGTAACCTTAGGATCTAGTCTCTGTACTCCTGGCTCCAGATGGCATATGTTAGCCAGCTCCCAAAGCTCTCTTGGTCAGTGATCCTGTTCCTCTCATACTAAGAACTGTCCTGACCCAAGTTGTTATCTAAGTTGCAAGTACGGGACGTTAATACCAGATCTTTAGGAGATAAGCATAATGTTTGGTTAAACATGGTCTCCAAGCAATGAGAGCCTACTCTCCTCCAGTAAAGTTTGAGGAGTGAGTTCTGTTGGCCCAGAGTGTTGTTCATGGGACACGCAGGAtgcaaattttgttttatttctataagtgagaggaggggagatagaaagagagcCTCCTACAtgttgccctgaccagaatccacccagcaactcttgtctggggctgatgctcaaatcataCAAGCTGTCttcagtacctgaggccaatgcttggaccaactgagccactcacTGTCTGTGGGatgaaaaagggaagagaagcagatggtcgcttctcctgtgtgccctgactagggataaaACTTGGGAAGtttgcatgctgggctgatgctttatctattgaACCAAACTACCAGGGCCCTAGGATTCAAATTTTCAAATGCAGCTACTcaaatgtctttgttttaaatcTCAGGATAGCACTTCTTCCTTAATATGACCTCTGATTTTTACATAGGAAACATGCCAGAACTCTAAATTCAGTAATCTTTATAAATCTGGATCGTTATAACTAGTCTGGGGTATTATTTTCAACAGTCTATAGAATGAGATTCTCTTCCAACATTGTCACTGAGGTCTTGGGACTTTAATACCATGCCCAAGTTATTTTATCTGAgcatgtcattttatttattcatcacttCTTCACCAGTTACCTAAATTGATAATTTTCATATTCGTAATTCAAATGTGAAAGCTATTGGATAAGCCAGGGCACCACTTCCATCTGTACCTCATCCTTACACACCATTTTCATCAGAGGAAAGCAGTCATTATTGGGGCCTGAGTGGGAGCTGAAGTGAGAGTCTTAGTTCCTGGTGTTGTAGCACACCAGTGGTCACCAATCCACTGGCCACAACTATGAGTCCTGTGACAGCTATGCCTTCTGACAAGTAACTGATCTAGTTCTAGAGTCTCACACCCAATGGATCTACCTTTTAGGGAACACTTCTGGTACTACTGTCCCAGAGATAAGGATTTGAGAGTGAGCAGTTTATTTGGGATACATTCCCAAGATGTGAGTACATGGTGAAGGTGTTGAAACtgagacaagaaaaagttaaaagcaattcaAGCATACATTAATGGGTGAGTGACTGTGTGAGCACCAGGCCAGTTCTACCATGGCCTTCCTGAGAGACACTCAGACACCTCATGATTGACCCATGAAGACTGGGAGAGCTGTGAGATGTAGTCACAAAACAACTCTCATTCATTGGTTAACAGTTGCTTCCACATGTATTAACTTCCTCTTGGTCCCAACCTGCCCCATGAATGGGCCAAGCACACTCTTATGAAGTAGGAAGGCATTAGTATATATAGGAATCTTTGCCAGTAGAACAGAAGATTCATTTGCATTTAATCCTTGCATTAGCATTTGTTTTCTTGGGAATGTGGATACAATAGATGCTGATGGCCTGCCCTACATCCCTTGTCCCTCCTGAGTGTCCTTGCAGCTACAGTAGACAATATCCATTCTCTGACATCTTCCTACTTTAAATGATGTTTCTCGCTCCTTTTTTCTGACAGTGTTCTCTTGCATCATGGAGGACTATCCCAAGGGTGTATTTCACATAACTTCTTAAAGAGTCCACAAGGGATGACCCCAGTAGCCCATAGTGGAAACTTGCTcattaaaatactcttttttgTGCTTCTAAATAAACTAAACCTACCTAAATCCTGGTCTTAGCATCTGCTTCTTGGAGAATCAGCATTTTCCAAATACTTTGTCTATAATATGAGGTTAATGgtaaaaaattgtgaaaaatatatatatacacacatatatacatatatgcatttatatactgtatatataaactTGTTTGTAATGCATTAATTttacaaaattctaaaaatatgtaaaaagaagACCCTGTGAATATGAAAGAATATTAGATTGATAAATTTGACTATAATTAATTTTCCCCAAAAAACGACTTGAAAGGAGAATCAGTAAATTGGAACAGATGCCGTTTGTCTCCAGATGGACACTTCAAGCATGTGGCTCGTTCTGCAGGTTTAATCAAATATTATGTTGGTTCATGCTTCCCTGTTTCTGTGTTTCCACCAGACATCCTTCTCTTCTATACCTTGTTGATACACTGTtagactttttccttttcttttcctagaGTGCGTCAAAGGGATGACCACAAAGTAACAGGAGCACACAAGTAGAACACATAACTTTTCACAAAGAGGTGCCTTTCCAAAAGTATGATGTTCAATCTCTACTGAGAAACAAATTGGAGTTTTCCAGGGAATTGGTcgggatgggggttggggagggtggTCAATAGCATAATGGTAATGGGAATTAGATGTACAGATGTGCAGACACATGACATTGCAAGTATATTCAGAACAGGAAATAGCAGAGGATGCAAAGTATGGAAAACATATTAGAAAATTATATCAAAAAAGTTATTTGACTTGATTAGCAAAGCATGAATAGAAATCATCTGGCCCATATATAGAGGGAATCTGATTAGATATGTATTTTCAAGAGACAGGATTTCCAAAATCACTGAGAATAGGCTGAGTAGGATACAAATTGGGGACAAAGAGACTGGAAAAAGTCAATACCAGAGGGAGCATTAAAAgtacacattattttaaattctcaatgTCCAATTTTGAGCAAGAGCTTTTAGTGGTTCTATgacagaaaaggtttatttttacttttcctaaataattttatgcaattaatcatttctattatttcttttgaatatttattgtgtaTTGCATACTATTATATGAATTGACATAAAACAGTgtgcaaaacaaataaaaatatcactgCCCTCACAGAGAGTATATTTcggtattaaaaaaaatactccaagagGATATTGAAACCATTAAAGTAAGGCGAAGAGAACAACAAAGTTGGCTAGAAAACACAAAGGGAACagacccaggattttttttttttccttgagagagccagagagaaagacacatgaaaggtgaagagagataagaaacatcaacttgtagttgcagcactttagttgttcattgattgcttctcatatgtgccttgacctggcggAGGGGGttgatccttgctcaagccagtgagtgaccttgagcttcaagccaaggcctctgggctcaagccagtgaccttgggatcatactGATGAGCCtgtcactcaagctggtgatcttgcaCTCAAGCTTGTGTGCCTGTGATCAAGtgcatgagcccgcactcaagcagcaacctcaggtttccaGCCCTAGTTCTCAGCATGcatcccaggtccatgctctgtccactgtgccaccactggtcaggataACTAGGcgttttttattaaacaacaatTTGTTTACACTTTAACAAGAATCTCTCTGTTTTGGTTACCAAATAAACCCATGGATTTGGATGTGACAAACAATATTATCATTCTCCTTTTCAGATTTTGGAGCAGaatgttataaaatttaaataatttttccaattttattacATGTCTTTTGGTAGTAGAAGGCACTGTCACCGCATGGAATCCCATTATGCACATATGCATCTTCTGGACACTGATGGGATGTCCTATTGCACTACTCTGGAAGGTCAAGTTCATTTACCTGATGTCTACTGAGTTCCGATGATGGCCTGAACTTGCAGTTTTGACTTGTTCTATGCCTTCATTGGAAAAACATTTCCAAGATTTCAAATTCCAATCCTAGTCAAAAGTACCCAACTGCTGATAAATAGTATCCACTGTGTTGTCAAAAGGAAATGTATCCTCTCCACCTTTTAGAAATTACTTTGGAAATAAACAGACACGACTCACCCATAGGTCTTTAGATGTCTATCTCCTGGCTTGCCTGTGAGTTATATCTGCACTTAAGAAACACAAAGAGAACCAACTTTATTAAAGATCTTTATTTGCTGCTTACACAGCGAACAGTAGTTAGGAAGGTGTTAGGAAACATTGATGCCAATGTTTCTGATACAGACAAAAaggaaattttcttcattttttctgtaaACTGTCAGAAATGTGCTCAGTTTCAGGCATGTAGCATTTCTACCTCCAAGAAACTAATACTTTTTTATTCATAGGGTATTAAATTAGAGACATTCTCTTAATCTGAAGGGTGTGTCTTGGTCTCCTTAGgactgaaatgtttttaaaggtaCATAAATACAGCAGTCAACAGTAGaagcaaaattgacaaactaaGAATCATGACCAGTGGGAAGAAAACGTTTGTGGCAGATGCTGGGCCACTGTCGTCACTCCCTCCAGAGCCTCTGTTCAGGCAGTAGGGCGGGGACCACCCATAGCCACAGTGGCAGTGATGTTTATTATTGCAGAGTCCCTTCATGTGGCAGGTCTCAGGCAGGCAGACTtgtgacaggagagagagactgacacaCTTCTTGTGTATGCAGATCATTCCTGAACCACACATGGTGCCATTTTTCACTTCACCAAGATCAGGTGTGCCCGCCTCTAAATGATAACTGACACTCCAGCAGGTGACACCATTGATTTGAGTGTGCTGCAAAGCAGAATGGTCTCCTAGATGGGGAATGACTCCCATATTTTCACACTGAACTTGCCCACAAAAGATATCTGACATATTACATTTCAGGTATGCCGTGCCATTTAGACCACAGTGTCCAAAACGGTTTCCCTGGGAGTTGATTTCTTTATAGCAGTGCTGAGATGCACTCCTTGCACCTTCACCAAAAATCTCCCTGCACTGTTTGTCATGGCTATTACATCTCTTTTGATAGCAGTAGGCATTCTCGCTACAGGGAATCCCATCCTGTACGTATACATCTTCTGGGCACTGATGGGATGTCCCATTGCACCACTCTGGAAGGTCACACTCACCGATTTTTTGTCTGCACACTGTCCCTGATGGCATGAACCTGCAGTCTTTGCAACAAAGCCCAAAAGCACAAGTAGCACCAGGACTCAGAGTGCAGTCCAATAGACAGCAGGGATCTTGTTCACACTGCTTTATAGATCCACAGTcacattcctctccttcttcAACCACGTTGTTACCACAGCGCTTTGGCATGAGGACTTTCCCTGGACTTGGAGGATTGTGCAGACATGATCCCTGGTTTAATGTGGTTTTGGTAAAATCTGCATAACTACAGTTGCTGAATCTTTTTGCTGGCACTCTGATAGCATTCATGATGCAACCACTTTGCTCACATGAACAGAATTCTTCATCATGCTGCATACCTAAAGTATGACCTAACTCATGAGCCACAGTGAGGGCAAAAAGAGACCAAGGGTCTCCTTGGAAATTATTAACTCCACAGTCAATAGGAGGATGACATATTCCTGCAACATAGGCTATACCAAGTGTACCCATAAgtgaatttttaatgaaaatatgtgCAGCATCATATTGTAGCCAGGAAAGTCTGATTTGTTTCCACTGAGTAAAATCCTCCAGAACCTGCTCTATGCTTATCATTGGGAAAACATTCTCATGGTTCCAAATCTCAACCCCAACCAAAATCACATAAGTACCCAACTGCTGATAGATGGAATCCACTAGGTTAGTAACAAGAAATACATCCTCCTGCACCTTTGAGAAGTTGCTTTCAGAGTAAATGAAGAAACTTTGGTCTACCACCACAACCAGCTCCAGAAACCAGGAGGGGATCCACCAGTTATCAGTAGAATTTTGTTTCCGAATTTTTTTCTCAGCCTTTACAAATTCCAATTGTTGATGTGCTATTTCCTTCTTTGTTAAGCCACATCTAATAGGCAGGAACTGTGTCTCATTAATGTTTATCTTATAAACCAGGTGTTCAAATGTGGTAGAGTGCCTAATGGGCTCGATTTCATAAGCAAGGTCATTTATTTGTAGCATTCCTCGAAAGCCTCCAGAACAGGTACTGAGAGCAACCAGGGACTCATGGAAGCCCTCAACATAACCATGATAGTAGCAGTCATTAGGAACAAAAGGCTGTTCTTCCTGGAGGGCATACTGGTCCGTGTAGGTGAACACTAGTAGGTGTCTGGAAACCAAGAGCTTCTTGATTCCCATGTGGACAATGTATCTCCAGCCCCCAAACTGAATGCTATAGGAGAGCCAGCCTGGAGTCTCTGCACCCCTGGCCTTGCTGGTCACCTTTAGGGGGATCACCACTTCTGGGGAGCTGAGGTGTTGGGTGGATCTAGCCTGGGAGGGGCCAGAAGGGAACACAAATACCCCAGGCCAGAGCAGCAGGAGAACAACACTCATGGACAGCCTGACCTCACCAGCCACCATTATGGAACTGCCATGATGGAGTCAGATGTACAGAGAAAATGAATGTGAGACACTCTGAGTCTGGCTCCTCCCTCTAAGCTGGTCGTTGTGTAGAGCTGACCTTTAAGGATCTGAGTCCCAGCAGAGTTGGCCAGCAGAATTGCTGTgctgaaattgaaataaaaagagggataggggagaaggaggtgggaaTAGGTGAGGAAAGTGGGAGTGAGAAAGAACTGAgtgttaaaaaaatgattaatgaaTCACAAAATTAGATTtgctttcaaaaaatggtgttgggaaggaAGGAGTTATAGATAAGAGTATTGGCCTTTATTGGTAATTGTTGAAGTTGGGTGATAGGTACTTCTCTTTCCATTAAATCTGAGAAGACTTGCGTAGGAGATATGAAAATGAGGATGCCTTAACTACCAATAATCTCCTGGACTCTGACTTCATTCCTTGTCAATACTTCCTTTACCCTGATTCAAATTCCTCTGTATCTGTTTGTATGGCTTTTCCTGTGACAgctgctgtctttttatttatatatttatttgatgaccaaggaaaagggagagagaaccaAATTCAATCTTAAACCCCTTCACAGAGCTCCCTATATCTACTTATTAAACTGGAGATTCAACAGAATTTACTTCTTTCCCTAAAGCTCACTCTAGAAAAATCCAGTTCTTAGCAGCTCTGTGTACCTCGTAATTCAAAGTCTGGGCTCCCATTCTCCACAGCTCTCATTTCTAAACCATTCATCCTGCTACATTTGACTGCACTAATTTTTAGCCTTTCTTTTGCACTCTTCCACTAACCACTCCCTGTCATTCTGTTATACACTTCAAAGCCTTTGATACCTCACTGGTACTTATTCTCCACC from Saccopteryx leptura isolate mSacLep1 chromosome 6, mSacLep1_pri_phased_curated, whole genome shotgun sequence harbors:
- the LOC136377282 gene encoding disintegrin and metalloproteinase domain-containing protein 21-like → MVAGEVRLSMSVVLLLLWPGVFVFPSGPSQARSTQHLSSPEVVIPLKVTSKARGAETPGWLSYSIQFGGWRYIVHMGIKKLLVSRHLLVFTYTDQYALQEEQPFVPNDCYYHGYVEGFHESLVALSTCSGGFRGMLQINDLAYEIEPIRHSTTFEHLVYKININETQFLPIRCGLTKKEIAHQQLEFVKAEKKIRKQNSTDNWWIPSWFLELVVVVDQSFFIYSESNFSKVQEDVFLVTNLVDSIYQQLGTYVILVGVEIWNHENVFPMISIEQVLEDFTQWKQIRLSWLQYDAAHIFIKNSLMGTLGIAYVAGICHPPIDCGVNNFQGDPWSLFALTVAHELGHTLGMQHDEEFCSCEQSGCIMNAIRVPAKRFSNCSYADFTKTTLNQGSCLHNPPSPGKVLMPKRCGNNVVEEGEECDCGSIKQCEQDPCCLLDCTLSPGATCAFGLCCKDCRFMPSGTVCRQKIGECDLPEWCNGTSHQCPEDVYVQDGIPCSENAYCYQKRCNSHDKQCREIFGEGARSASQHCYKEINSQGNRFGHCGLNGTAYLKCNMSDIFCGQVQCENMGVIPHLGDHSALQHTQINGVTCWSVSYHLEAGTPDLGEVKNGTMCGSGMICIHKKCVSLSLLSQVCLPETCHMKGLCNNKHHCHCGYGWSPPYCLNRGSGGSDDSGPASATNVFFPLVMILSLSILLLLLTAVFMYL